From Hippea alviniae EP5-r, the proteins below share one genomic window:
- a CDS encoding ATPase domain-containing protein: MKKSKVSYICKNCGYTSAKWMGRCPNCGEWGTFEEISNTPTAKSISHKKPVKLATVESLQSELKFNGEFSKIFLRKLTKGGVYLISGTPGVGKSTFLLQLAKDISNSKNRVIYISAEESLSQIAQRAKRLSAEDIEAITTNKIDEIVSLIESEKPDVAIIDSIHTVFDDSLDYVIGGIQQVKHCSEKLIDAAKRLSVAIFVVAHITKGGVIAGPKTLEHMVDVVLMMEGDKNTNLRVLKFTKNRFGPTDEALILEMREDGLKEVKDPTLKFVKIEKPVDGVAYGAVLEGRIPIVLEVEALCVETPLGIPRRVSVGFDLNRLHMLLAVLEKRLNMPLFKYDVYVNVAGGIKASSTLFDAAVCCAVISSFKRRALKEKTVVLSEVDLSGNLRLFEKDISVIQKLEELGFNVFSALNVKNIKGLYEMI; encoded by the coding sequence ATGAAAAAAAGCAAAGTCTCTTATATTTGTAAAAATTGTGGATATACTTCTGCTAAATGGATGGGCAGGTGTCCAAACTGTGGCGAGTGGGGAACATTTGAAGAAATCTCAAATACGCCAACTGCAAAAAGCATCTCTCACAAAAAGCCTGTTAAATTAGCAACCGTAGAATCTTTACAAAGCGAGTTGAAATTCAACGGTGAGTTTTCAAAGATATTCCTAAGAAAACTTACAAAAGGTGGTGTGTATCTAATCTCGGGCACGCCGGGTGTCGGAAAATCCACATTCCTTCTTCAACTTGCAAAAGACATATCAAACTCAAAAAACAGGGTTATCTATATATCCGCAGAAGAGTCTCTATCCCAGATTGCTCAGCGTGCAAAGAGATTATCAGCAGAAGATATAGAAGCTATAACAACAAACAAAATTGACGAGATAGTCTCTCTGATCGAGAGCGAAAAGCCCGATGTGGCAATTATCGACTCCATACATACGGTTTTTGACGACAGCTTAGACTATGTAATTGGTGGAATACAGCAGGTCAAACACTGCTCAGAAAAGCTAATAGATGCAGCAAAAAGACTATCCGTTGCAATATTTGTTGTTGCTCATATAACAAAGGGTGGCGTTATTGCAGGGCCAAAAACACTTGAGCATATGGTTGATGTCGTTTTAATGATGGAAGGTGATAAAAACACCAATTTAAGGGTGTTGAAGTTTACAAAAAACAGGTTTGGGCCTACAGATGAAGCCTTGATTCTTGAGATGAGAGAAGATGGCTTAAAAGAAGTTAAAGACCCGACACTTAAATTTGTCAAGATAGAAAAGCCTGTTGATGGTGTTGCATACGGTGCCGTTTTGGAAGGCAGAATCCCTATAGTGCTTGAAGTTGAAGCTTTATGTGTTGAAACGCCTTTGGGTATTCCACGCAGGGTCTCTGTCGGGTTTGACTTAAATAGACTCCACATGCTGCTTGCCGTTTTAGAGAAGAGATTGAACATGCCGCTTTTTAAATACGATGTATATGTAAATGTGGCTGGCGGCATAAAGGCATCTTCAACGCTGTTTGATGCTGCTGTCTGCTGTGCAGTTATCTCTTCGTTTAAAAGAAGGGCTTTAAAAGAGAAAACCGTTGTTCTCTCAGAAGTCGACTTATCAGGCAATCTCAGACTCTTTGAAAAAGACATAAGTGTCATACAAAAACTTGAAGAGTTGGGCTTTAATGTTTTTAGTGCCTTAAATGTTAAAAATATCAAGGGTCTTTACGAGATGATATAG
- the brnA gene encoding type II toxin-antitoxin system BrnA family antitoxin codes for MKKILTKEFDEMFDKGEDISDYLDISNAIPAKQLKESLKTKRVNVDFPVYIVNKLDLEAKKIGVTRQSLIKMWIAEKLSETK; via the coding sequence ATGAAAAAAATATTAACAAAAGAGTTTGATGAGATGTTTGATAAAGGTGAAGACATATCAGATTATTTAGACATTTCCAATGCAATACCCGCAAAACAACTAAAAGAGAGTTTGAAAACCAAAAGGGTCAATGTGGACTTTCCCGTTTATATCGTCAACAAATTAGACTTAGAAGCAAAGAAAATAGGCGTAACAAGACAGTCTTTAATAAAGATGTGGATAGCCGAGAAGCTATCTGAAACCAAATAA
- a CDS encoding sigma-54-dependent transcriptional regulator: MYRVLVVDDDEQMRVALSATLKHLNYDAKVAKDAKEALKILKKEKFDVILSDLKMPKMDGVEFLKEVRKLGISSPFIMITAFGDVKTAVETMKLGAFDFILKPFSQQALKKVLDLAISHSSIQPETEINQDSETEEFIFTSPKMQNIVKLAQKVAKTDATVLLIGESGTGKEVLARYIHSLSRRSKGKFVAVNCAAIPSNLLESEMFGYEKGAFSGAVKSHPGKFEQANKGTILLDEISEMPLELQAKLLRVIQEKTIDRIGSTESISVDVRIICTTNRNIEEEVKKGNFREDLYYRISVFPIKIPPLKERKEEIIPLAELFLKKFSAKFKKNITQISEDAKELLLNYPWHGNVRELQNVIERAVVLCEGDTITKDDIFLHNLE; encoded by the coding sequence ATGTATAGGGTTTTAGTTGTTGATGATGACGAGCAGATGAGAGTGGCTTTGTCTGCCACATTGAAACACCTAAATTACGACGCAAAAGTGGCAAAAGACGCAAAAGAAGCGCTAAAAATACTAAAAAAAGAGAAGTTTGATGTTATATTGAGCGATTTGAAGATGCCCAAGATGGACGGCGTTGAGTTTTTAAAGGAAGTAAGAAAGTTGGGTATCTCATCGCCATTTATTATGATAACAGCATTTGGCGATGTGAAAACTGCCGTTGAGACGATGAAGCTTGGAGCGTTTGATTTCATATTAAAACCATTTTCACAACAGGCTCTAAAGAAGGTGTTAGACCTTGCCATATCCCACAGTTCTATTCAACCAGAAACCGAAATAAACCAAGATTCAGAAACTGAAGAGTTCATATTCACAAGCCCAAAGATGCAAAACATAGTAAAACTTGCTCAAAAGGTGGCAAAAACAGACGCAACGGTGCTTTTAATAGGCGAAAGCGGAACGGGAAAGGAAGTTTTAGCAAGATACATTCACTCATTAAGCAGAAGGTCTAAGGGTAAGTTTGTCGCTGTAAACTGCGCTGCTATCCCATCAAACCTGCTTGAAAGCGAGATGTTCGGATACGAAAAGGGAGCGTTCAGCGGAGCAGTAAAATCCCACCCGGGCAAGTTTGAGCAGGCAAACAAGGGCACAATTCTGCTTGATGAGATAAGCGAGATGCCGCTTGAACTTCAGGCAAAACTATTGCGTGTAATTCAGGAGAAAACCATAGACAGAATAGGCTCAACCGAATCAATAAGCGTTGATGTTAGAATAATCTGCACAACAAACAGAAACATAGAAGAAGAAGTAAAAAAGGGCAACTTTAGGGAAGATTTGTATTACAGAATAAGCGTATTTCCAATAAAAATACCGCCATTAAAAGAGAGAAAAGAAGAGATAATCCCATTGGCTGAGCTGTTTTTAAAGAAGTTCTCAGCAAAATTTAAGAAAAATATCACACAGATTTCAGAAGATGCAAAAGAGTTGCTTTTGAATTATCCGTGGCATGGCAATGTCAGAGAGCTTCAAAATGTGATAGAAAGAGCTGTTGTCTTATGCGAAGGAGACACAATTACAAAAGATGACATATTTTTGCACAATTTAGAATGA
- a CDS encoding DMT family transporter: protein MSGWIYLFIAILLEVSGTTCMKLSEGFSHILPSVLLFVFYIASFYFMTLALKTIDVSVAYAVWSGVGIALITLIGFFFFKESLNFIKILSLLLIVIGIIGLHLQAK from the coding sequence ATGAGTGGGTGGATTTATCTATTTATAGCCATACTACTTGAAGTTAGTGGAACAACATGCATGAAGCTATCAGAAGGGTTTTCACACATTCTGCCTTCTGTTTTGCTGTTTGTATTCTATATAGCAAGCTTCTATTTTATGACGCTTGCATTAAAAACGATTGATGTTAGTGTTGCCTATGCCGTCTGGTCGGGTGTTGGAATAGCACTTATAACACTTATAGGCTTCTTCTTTTTCAAAGAGAGCTTAAACTTTATAAAAATCTTATCGCTTCTGCTTATAGTTATCGGGATAATAGGCTTACATCTGCAGGCAAAATAG
- a CDS encoding AsmA-like C-terminal domain-containing protein translates to MKKALKYSGILLAIILVASVVAIFFTWRSINANSILNIIAQKRVLLKKNGISTKITELKVYKDFPTLTIQAKSIQINSKKADADIKNTQIVLPILKIAVSKIFGKTYIGKLTSDAIFVNIKPEKQSNKKPFNFKEIELPIIPIDIETKFISINGFNIKAKGKLKENYKLVSNSNITTFEGEINNTAVQLILKTGKKHLTLTATANYLTLKNAKANLPKVYLYYSTDGLLKAKIEAEKLILKQFSIDKPNLEAVLNLNRLPIITVKNLNLDSSNGFKVSLKGSINTKNLKESNIEADISSGYLDIGRFNIPNNIKDYIIAGKIRLSDIKIIGKPSLESVKNGRMYAKSVRFRIDKKSPFFLVKRAEIKITPTFIKAEAKGSFDKIKTPISTFIVYRKKGFPCDMHLNFYGEASEFVRIFLEENIFSKEDLMVLGKTRELSGSVEAKIDVYGYRWAAKPYFNFTVNIFSKGITFKNPNIPNEYVKAYGNLIIKRIVKQSKVSSVFIMFKNFKATTENSTVKTKNLKLIIKPKLAFYGDYDISLSKEDLEDLQKRLLGLKEIFTAKRVILKGNLKGRKDSLNIRTSATVKTENRQIDASFKAFLNYPTIDIYNLKLKGIGNLTLSGEIDLKKEKILLAEAKAKNLDIDSLKEFVHIPKEIGGKITGAVNFKIKNSKPIFKNGNLLIENGRIGAIKDINAIISLKNENLTLKGATFDILSNRITAKGSFNTLSNHIKLKLFADNFTLDFDKIKPSKEKKPSYSFKIPPYGLDISASINNLTVKNKEMVIPIGSTKIDILNNTDILKASLSSKKTIIKINYTKKRNKTLLYVRDRAIWNAITKCNNKNLLMLIKGTFFNKKKDLFDLSTIYGDLIFTAKDGCFNKTPSAIKIFSILNPFESFTKGMVKSRIDYSEFHGNLKLKSGIIEAEENDPIMIKGNLNIFAYGKYEILKSRIDAYITFITFSAINKTISSIPVIGWIIGGKEKSFTGLSFHVKGNINDPKIKPIPFKNLAKGVLGVVKRTLMIPLKIFGVK, encoded by the coding sequence ATGAAAAAAGCGCTAAAGTATTCAGGAATTCTTTTAGCCATCATACTTGTTGCAAGTGTGGTGGCTATTTTTTTTACATGGAGAAGCATAAATGCAAACAGCATACTAAACATAATTGCACAAAAAAGGGTTTTACTTAAAAAAAACGGTATAAGCACAAAGATAACAGAACTAAAAGTCTATAAAGACTTTCCAACATTAACAATACAGGCAAAATCAATCCAGATAAACTCAAAAAAAGCAGATGCAGACATAAAAAACACCCAAATAGTCCTACCTATTCTAAAAATTGCAGTCTCAAAGATATTTGGCAAAACCTACATAGGCAAACTAACCAGCGATGCAATCTTTGTAAACATAAAACCAGAAAAACAGTCAAACAAAAAGCCATTTAACTTCAAAGAGATAGAATTACCCATAATACCCATCGATATAGAGACAAAATTCATAAGCATAAATGGTTTCAACATAAAAGCTAAAGGAAAACTCAAAGAAAACTATAAACTTGTAAGCAATTCAAATATAACAACATTTGAAGGAGAGATAAACAACACAGCTGTCCAACTTATTCTAAAAACAGGCAAAAAACATTTAACCCTAACGGCAACAGCAAACTATTTAACACTCAAAAATGCCAAAGCTAATCTCCCAAAAGTCTATCTATACTATTCAACAGACGGCCTTTTAAAAGCAAAAATAGAAGCAGAAAAGTTAATCCTGAAGCAGTTCTCCATAGATAAACCCAATTTAGAAGCAGTCTTAAACCTAAACAGATTGCCGATTATAACCGTCAAAAATCTAAATTTAGACTCAAGCAACGGCTTTAAAGTGAGTTTAAAAGGCAGTATAAACACAAAAAATCTTAAAGAGTCAAACATAGAAGCAGACATAAGCAGCGGTTATTTAGACATAGGCAGGTTTAATATCCCTAACAACATAAAGGATTACATAATCGCAGGTAAAATACGATTATCAGACATTAAAATCATAGGCAAACCATCTTTAGAATCTGTAAAAAACGGCAGAATGTACGCAAAATCCGTAAGATTCAGGATTGACAAAAAAAGCCCGTTTTTTCTTGTAAAAAGGGCAGAGATAAAAATAACGCCAACATTTATAAAAGCCGAAGCAAAGGGCTCTTTTGACAAGATAAAAACGCCTATCTCAACCTTTATAGTTTACAGGAAAAAGGGTTTTCCATGCGACATGCACCTAAACTTCTATGGAGAAGCAAGCGAGTTTGTAAGAATTTTCTTAGAAGAAAATATATTCTCAAAAGAAGACCTGATGGTTTTAGGAAAAACAAGGGAGCTATCAGGCAGTGTTGAAGCAAAAATAGATGTTTATGGATACAGATGGGCAGCAAAACCATACTTTAACTTCACAGTAAACATCTTCTCAAAAGGCATAACATTTAAAAACCCAAACATACCAAACGAGTATGTGAAGGCATACGGCAACCTTATCATAAAAAGGATTGTGAAGCAATCTAAGGTAAGCTCAGTGTTTATAATGTTTAAAAACTTCAAAGCAACAACAGAAAATTCAACTGTAAAAACCAAAAATTTAAAATTAATCATTAAACCAAAGCTTGCGTTTTACGGAGATTACGACATCTCTTTATCAAAAGAAGATTTGGAAGATTTACAAAAAAGGCTATTAGGCCTTAAGGAAATATTCACCGCCAAAAGGGTAATCCTAAAGGGAAATCTAAAAGGAAGAAAGGACAGTCTAAACATAAGAACATCTGCAACGGTAAAAACAGAAAACAGACAGATAGACGCAAGTTTTAAGGCTTTCTTAAACTATCCAACTATCGATATATACAATCTAAAGCTAAAGGGTATAGGAAACTTAACGCTTTCTGGAGAGATTGACTTAAAGAAAGAGAAGATACTGCTTGCAGAAGCCAAAGCAAAAAATTTAGATATAGATTCATTAAAAGAGTTTGTCCATATACCAAAAGAGATAGGCGGCAAAATCACAGGAGCGGTAAACTTTAAAATAAAAAACTCAAAGCCAATCTTCAAAAACGGCAATCTGTTAATAGAAAACGGCAGAATAGGAGCAATCAAAGATATAAATGCGATAATCTCGCTAAAGAATGAAAATCTAACCCTAAAAGGTGCAACATTCGACATTCTATCAAACAGGATAACAGCAAAAGGTTCATTCAATACACTCTCAAACCATATAAAACTCAAGCTGTTTGCAGATAATTTCACACTTGACTTTGACAAAATTAAACCATCAAAGGAGAAGAAACCATCATACAGCTTCAAAATCCCACCTTACGGCTTGGACATCTCTGCTTCAATAAACAACCTAACAGTAAAAAACAAAGAGATGGTAATACCTATCGGCTCAACTAAGATAGATATTTTAAACAACACCGACATTCTAAAAGCAAGCTTATCTTCCAAAAAAACGATAATAAAGATAAATTACACAAAAAAAAGAAACAAAACGCTTCTGTATGTAAGGGATAGGGCAATCTGGAATGCTATAACAAAATGCAACAACAAAAACCTTTTGATGCTTATCAAGGGAACATTTTTCAACAAAAAGAAAGACCTTTTTGATTTAAGCACGATTTATGGGGATTTGATATTCACAGCAAAAGACGGATGCTTCAACAAAACACCTTCAGCTATAAAGATATTCTCAATTCTCAATCCATTTGAAAGCTTCACCAAAGGCATGGTTAAATCAAGAATAGATTACTCAGAATTTCACGGCAATCTAAAATTAAAAAGCGGTATAATAGAAGCAGAAGAGAACGACCCGATAATGATTAAAGGCAATCTCAACATATTCGCATACGGCAAATACGAGATATTAAAAAGCAGAATAGACGCATACATAACATTCATAACATTCTCTGCCATCAACAAGACCATCTCAAGCATTCCTGTAATTGGATGGATAATAGGTGGCAAAGAGAAAAGTTTTACAGGGCTATCCTTCCATGTAAAAGGCAATATAAATGACCCAAAAATTAAACCGATACCGTTTAAAAATCTTGCAAAAGGTGTGCTTGGTGTTGTAAAAAGAACACTCATGATACCGCTTAAGATTTTTGGGGTGAAGTAA
- the kdsA gene encoding 3-deoxy-8-phosphooctulonate synthase codes for MACGIIKGMNKHFFIAGPCVIENEKITLYTAEKLKEISERFKIKIIFKSSFDKANRTSIDSFRGPGIEKGLNILKKVKESFGFQIITDIHIPAQAKTVAEIVDVIQIPAFLCRQTDMIVEAAKNSKIVNIKKGQFMAPWDMKHAVQKAKKTKQCEVWLTERGVSFGYNNLVVDFRSLRIMREFADRVIYDVTHSMQMPSASNVSGGTKQYAKWLAFAAASVGVDGLFLEVHPKPEDALSDASVMLSLEEFEEIIPVILNHWEITDSYEKNS; via the coding sequence ATAGCTTGTGGTATTATCAAAGGTATGAATAAGCATTTCTTTATTGCAGGTCCTTGCGTTATAGAAAACGAAAAAATAACGCTATATACCGCTGAAAAGCTAAAGGAAATATCAGAGAGATTTAAAATAAAGATTATATTCAAATCTTCCTTTGATAAAGCCAATAGAACTTCTATCGACTCATTCAGAGGTCCCGGCATAGAGAAAGGTCTAAATATTCTAAAAAAGGTAAAAGAAAGCTTTGGTTTTCAAATAATAACGGATATACACATACCTGCTCAGGCTAAAACAGTTGCAGAGATAGTCGATGTTATTCAGATTCCAGCCTTCTTATGCAGACAGACAGATATGATTGTTGAAGCAGCAAAAAACAGCAAAATTGTAAATATAAAAAAGGGTCAATTTATGGCACCGTGGGATATGAAACATGCTGTTCAAAAAGCCAAAAAAACCAAACAATGTGAAGTTTGGCTAACAGAAAGAGGCGTTAGCTTCGGATATAATAACTTAGTTGTGGATTTCAGGTCTTTAAGGATAATGAGAGAATTTGCAGATAGAGTGATATACGATGTTACACACTCAATGCAGATGCCTTCTGCTTCAAATGTCAGCGGCGGAACAAAGCAGTATGCTAAATGGCTTGCCTTTGCTGCAGCAAGCGTCGGTGTTGATGGCCTGTTTCTTGAAGTCCATCCAAAACCCGAAGATGCTCTATCTGATGCTTCTGTGATGCTCTCGCTTGAAGAGTTTGAAGAAATCATACCTGTGATTCTGAATCACTGGGAAATAACAGATTCCTATGAAAAAAATTCATAA
- a CDS encoding homocysteine S-methyltransferase family protein: MRNFREELGKKILILDGAMGTQLQEKNILKTGDCPDYLNITHPKEIAEIHKAYLDAGADIIVTNTFGANPIKLAEFGLEKEVYKINYEAVKLAKEVVKDKGFVSLSVGPTGKFIEPVGEAEFDYIKEIFKQQIKPAVDADVDLFSLETFMDIKELKAAIIAIRELTDKPIIAMMTFAEDGRTILGTSPEVFAKTIECMDVDVIGANCSVGPDLLNEFVKKMAKVTEMPLIIQPNAGIPRLVDGKTIFPVGPEEFASYTDDFEEYAAIVAGCCGTSPEHIKLLAKKLKDKPVKKRKIEPSTVLTSRTELVEFGYGRPFLFIGERLNPTGKKHLKEQLKEGKTGLYRKEAIQQVEHGAKALDINVGVPMIDEPAMMKKCVLAVESVVSVPLVIDSSNIDALEEGLKAADGKVLINSVNGSKESMDRILPLAKKYGAAVLALLLDETGIPETAEERVKILERIVKKAEEYGIRKEDIVADALALTVGSDKKRALETLRAIKLIKERYGITTVLGLSNVSFGLPNRKLINASYMAMAIYNGLDSAIVNPYDELLWQIKYASDLIVDRDKDASIYINNSADITLSNQTQKKSKLELISSPFEKGSLEDKLFMCVIEGNEEEIEGFTKEMLKNKEPLAISNEILIPALDVVGKLYDKGIYFLPQMIKSANAMKKAFNILKEEIKKKATKQKTGKTIVMATVKGDIHDIGKNIVSLLFETNGFNVIDLGKNVDDETILKAIEEYHADAVGLSALMTTTMINMKNVIDKIKMKGLKVKIMVGGAAVTEDFAKKIGADMYAKDAIEAVRLAKEHV, encoded by the coding sequence ATGAGAAACTTTAGAGAAGAGCTCGGCAAGAAAATCCTGATACTCGACGGTGCAATGGGCACCCAGCTTCAGGAAAAAAACATTCTAAAAACCGGAGATTGTCCGGATTATTTAAACATAACGCATCCTAAGGAGATAGCAGAGATTCACAAGGCATACCTTGATGCAGGTGCAGACATAATCGTAACAAACACATTTGGCGCAAACCCTATAAAGCTTGCAGAGTTCGGCCTTGAAAAGGAAGTGTATAAGATAAATTACGAAGCTGTAAAACTCGCAAAAGAAGTTGTGAAAGATAAAGGCTTTGTCTCTTTATCCGTAGGCCCAACGGGTAAGTTTATAGAACCAGTAGGAGAAGCAGAGTTCGACTACATCAAAGAGATATTCAAACAACAGATAAAACCGGCCGTCGATGCCGATGTTGATTTGTTTTCTCTTGAAACATTTATGGACATAAAAGAACTAAAAGCCGCAATAATTGCAATCAGAGAGCTTACGGACAAGCCAATCATAGCAATGATGACATTTGCAGAAGACGGAAGAACAATACTCGGCACATCACCCGAAGTGTTCGCAAAGACAATTGAGTGCATGGATGTTGATGTTATTGGTGCAAACTGTTCAGTAGGCCCAGATCTTTTAAACGAGTTTGTTAAAAAGATGGCAAAAGTTACAGAGATGCCGCTAATTATTCAGCCAAACGCAGGCATACCAAGACTCGTTGACGGAAAAACGATATTCCCTGTAGGCCCTGAAGAGTTTGCAAGCTATACAGACGATTTCGAAGAGTATGCCGCAATCGTTGCAGGCTGCTGCGGAACATCTCCAGAACACATAAAACTGCTTGCCAAAAAGCTAAAAGACAAGCCAGTCAAAAAAAGAAAAATAGAGCCATCAACTGTGCTCACAAGCAGAACAGAGCTTGTTGAGTTCGGCTATGGAAGGCCGTTTCTGTTTATCGGCGAAAGGCTCAATCCAACAGGCAAAAAACATCTAAAAGAGCAGTTAAAGGAAGGAAAAACAGGCCTTTACAGAAAAGAAGCGATACAGCAGGTTGAACACGGAGCAAAGGCACTCGATATCAATGTTGGCGTCCCGATGATAGACGAACCCGCTATGATGAAAAAATGCGTCTTGGCTGTTGAGAGTGTCGTCTCTGTGCCGCTTGTAATAGACTCATCAAACATAGACGCTTTAGAAGAAGGCCTAAAAGCAGCAGACGGTAAGGTGTTGATAAATTCTGTAAATGGCTCTAAGGAAAGCATGGACAGAATCCTGCCTTTGGCAAAAAAATATGGAGCGGCTGTTTTAGCGCTTCTGCTTGATGAGACAGGCATACCAGAGACTGCCGAAGAGAGAGTAAAAATCCTGGAAAGAATTGTAAAAAAGGCAGAAGAATACGGTATAAGAAAAGAAGACATAGTTGCTGATGCTTTAGCCTTAACAGTCGGAAGCGACAAAAAAAGGGCACTCGAAACCCTAAGGGCAATAAAACTCATTAAAGAGAGATACGGCATAACAACCGTGCTTGGCTTGAGCAATGTCTCGTTTGGCTTACCAAACAGAAAATTGATAAACGCATCATACATGGCAATGGCTATATACAACGGACTTGATAGTGCAATCGTTAATCCTTATGACGAGTTGCTCTGGCAGATAAAATACGCAAGCGATTTAATCGTTGATAGAGACAAAGATGCATCAATATACATAAACAATTCAGCTGATATTACACTCTCCAACCAAACTCAAAAAAAAAGTAAATTAGAGCTGATAAGCTCGCCATTTGAAAAGGGCAGTCTTGAAGATAAGCTGTTTATGTGCGTCATAGAAGGCAACGAAGAAGAGATTGAAGGATTTACAAAAGAGATGCTAAAGAACAAAGAGCCACTTGCAATAAGCAACGAGATTCTAATACCCGCCTTAGATGTTGTGGGCAAGCTTTACGATAAGGGCATATACTTTCTGCCGCAGATGATAAAATCGGCAAATGCGATGAAAAAGGCGTTTAATATCCTAAAGGAAGAGATAAAGAAAAAGGCAACAAAACAGAAAACAGGCAAAACAATCGTCATGGCAACAGTCAAAGGAGACATACACGACATAGGCAAAAACATCGTATCGCTTCTATTTGAAACAAACGGCTTTAATGTGATAGATTTGGGCAAAAATGTTGACGACGAGACGATTCTTAAAGCGATAGAAGAGTATCATGCAGATGCCGTTGGTTTATCGGCTCTTATGACAACAACGATGATAAATATGAAAAATGTGATAGATAAGATAAAAATGAAGGGGCTTAAAGTTAAAATAATGGTTGGTGGCGCCGCTGTTACAGAAGATTTTGCCAAAAAGATTGGCGCAGATATGTATGCAAAAGATGCAATAGAAGCTGTAAGGTTGGCAAAGGAACATGTATAG
- a CDS encoding FKBP-type peptidyl-prolyl cis-trans isomerase → MKVESGKTVQMHYVGRLDDGTIFDSSEGKEPLEFVFGEGSIIPALERELEGMEEGEKKQVVVKAEDAYGQRNPEAVQKVSKDQLPPEIEPKVGMQLLAQTQTANIPVTIIEVEEDTITIDFNHPLAGKDLIFDVEIVKVS, encoded by the coding sequence ATGAAAGTCGAGAGTGGAAAGACCGTCCAGATGCATTATGTTGGAAGACTGGACGACGGGACAATCTTTGACTCAAGTGAAGGCAAAGAGCCGCTTGAGTTTGTTTTTGGAGAAGGAAGCATTATTCCTGCGCTTGAGAGAGAGCTCGAAGGAATGGAAGAAGGCGAGAAAAAACAGGTTGTTGTAAAGGCAGAAGATGCTTATGGGCAAAGAAACCCTGAAGCTGTCCAGAAGGTTTCTAAAGACCAGCTGCCACCAGAGATTGAGCCAAAAGTGGGCATGCAGCTTTTAGCTCAGACACAGACGGCAAATATTCCTGTTACGATTATTGAAGTTGAAGAAGATACGATAACGATAGATTTTAACCATCCATTGGCTGGTAAAGACCTTATCTTTGATGTTGAGATAGTAAAGGTTAGCTGA
- a CDS encoding ATP-binding protein → MNTRTFRNKKLIDRDKEINFFLDWFNQLPELILWVYGPKSSGKTTLIEYVVEKELFEDFENLKPKGNWWVKYINLRGYLVSNYNSFLEAILTPQKEGKKEEKLSASFNIGVFNIKAELLNEVKNKEKDLFKVLMEEIQNRTKKNRQPIIIIDEIQTLEDIYINGDRELLKEFLNFCVRLTKETHLSHVVILSSNTVFIDRIYNDAKLKKTSKFFKVDHLDKSIVVEWLSSEGYTEEEINLIYDYLGGCIPDIQRMMFEKKEFKTLKEYLEHRAFLAYTEMVDLLTNEEDFNKRKIFKEIAKEIVKNGRFIAKEELPTQVKKIINFYAEKEILFYDPLTLEVKGNSRIYEKGMEKLKL, encoded by the coding sequence ATGAACACAAGAACCTTCAGAAACAAAAAACTCATAGATAGAGATAAAGAGATAAACTTCTTCCTTGACTGGTTCAATCAATTACCAGAGTTAATCCTTTGGGTTTATGGCCCAAAATCTTCAGGCAAAACAACACTCATTGAGTATGTCGTTGAAAAGGAGCTGTTTGAAGATTTTGAGAACTTAAAACCCAAAGGTAATTGGTGGGTGAAGTATATAAACCTAAGAGGATATTTGGTAAGCAATTACAACAGTTTCCTTGAAGCCATACTTACACCACAAAAGGAAGGCAAGAAAGAAGAGAAACTCTCAGCAAGCTTCAACATTGGAGTATTCAACATAAAAGCAGAACTGCTAAATGAAGTAAAAAACAAAGAGAAAGACTTATTCAAAGTTCTAATGGAAGAGATACAAAACAGAACAAAGAAAAACAGACAACCTATAATCATCATTGACGAAATTCAAACACTTGAAGATATATACATAAACGGAGATAGAGAACTGCTCAAAGAGTTTCTAAACTTCTGTGTGAGACTAACAAAAGAGACTCATCTGTCTCATGTTGTTATCCTAAGCTCAAACACTGTGTTTATAGATAGGATTTATAATGATGCAAAATTGAAGAAGACAAGTAAATTCTTCAAGGTTGACCATCTTGATAAGAGTATAGTTGTAGAGTGGTTAAGTTCTGAAGGATACACAGAAGAAGAGATAAATCTTATCTATGACTATCTTGGTGGTTGTATTCCAGATATACAAAGAATGATGTTTGAGAAGAAAGAGTTTAAGACATTGAAAGAGTATTTAGAGCATAGGGCGTTTTTGGCATATACTGAGATGGTTGACTTACTCACAAACGAAGAAGACTTCAACAAAAGAAAGATATTTAAAGAGATAGCAAAAGAGATAGTAAAAAACGGCAGATTTATAGCAAAAGAAGAATTACCAACGCAGGTGAAGAAGATTATAAATTTTTACGCTGAAAAAGAGATACTCTTTTATGACCCGCTTACATTGGAAGTTAAAGGAAATAGCAGGATTTATGAGAAAGGGATGGAGAAGCTAAAGCTTTAG